The following is a genomic window from Niabella soli DSM 19437.
ACGTTACTGATCTTGGTATCATGATGGGTAACTCTTTTTTTAAATCCCGGGTCTTGTTTGATCGCTTCAAACCGGTCTGCTATGCCCGAATGACTTTTTAGCTCGCTGATCAACGCTGCAGCGGCGGTTATCCGCTCCCCGTTGCCCGTTTCCAGTGCCTCCAGGAATTGCCGGTACCGCAGGGAAAGATCATGAAAAGAGGGTAACGTTATTTTTAAACGATCCACGTCAATGCCCGAAAGTACTTTTGTAAACAATCCAAATTGCTTTGCAGCTTCCAGGGCCTGGTCCGCATCCCCGACTACGTCAATAGAATGACTGCCGGCAACAAAGGGGAACAACCGGTAATAGCCATCTCCATCAATAAGCAACAGCGTTGAACCGTCTGTAGTTCTGACCGGTGCTACAAAAAAATAATTTTGACCTGTTTGGGTTAAGTAGTTTTCAATGAGATCCAAATTCGAGGCAATATCTTCCGGATGGGTAAAAACGTTATTGTTTACTTTCTGCAAAATAAAATCTCCGGCTGCATTTCGTAGTATCCACGTATGATTGATAAGCCCGTTGCCAAAAGGCGTTAAAGAGCATTCGGACATTTTTAACCCGAAACCGGCAAGTATTCTATCCATAAATAGGTTTCAAAAAGATAAATGTATAAAAGAATGTTTAGAAAAAAATGTGAAAAGACGTGCAAACGATTGACCTGGTTAATTAAAAACAAGCACCGCTTCCATCTGCATGTTTTGGAAAACGGGAGTGGGGAGCTCGGCCGCTTCATTTTTATGATTGAGGATATGCATCATCATCTTCATGGCGGCTTCGCCCTGTTTGTAGGGGAATTGATCAACAGACACCACCGGTGGGAAAGCAGTATGTTTATTCACAGAAATATTAGCGTAGCTGGCAAACAAAATTTCTTCATTTATTTTAATGCCGTTGCTTAATGCACAT
Proteins encoded in this region:
- a CDS encoding phosphotransferase enzyme family protein; the protein is MDRILAGFGLKMSECSLTPFGNGLINHTWILRNAAGDFILQKVNNNVFTHPEDIASNLDLIENYLTQTGQNYFFVAPVRTTDGSTLLLIDGDGYYRLFPFVAGSHSIDVVGDADQALEAAKQFGLFTKVLSGIDVDRLKITLPSFHDLSLRYRQFLEALETGNGERITAAAALISELKSHSGIADRFEAIKQDPGFKKRVTHHDTKISNVLFDKNNKGICVIDLDTVMPGYFISDVGDMMRTYLSPVSEEEKDFDKIEVRDAYYKAIVQGYLEQMNDELTQVEKEHFFYSGLFMIYMQALRFLTDHLNNDRYYGAKYEGHNLVRAQNQAVLLKRLLEKEKSLAVLPASYKV